The sequence CACCATTCCCCCCCCGAATTGTCCCTCTATTAACAATAGTGCTATTTTCATAGAGAAAGACGCCCGCTCCACCGCCACCACTACTACCCTTACCCGCAGGAATAACAGCATAACCACCTCCCGTGCCTCCCGCTCCACCAGTAATAGCAACCGCAGTATCAGTGCTCAAAATAGTGGTATTACCGCCGCCTCCACCAGTAGAAGAAACAAGAATGACACCACCTCCTGCTAAACCACCAACACCATTCCCACCCGATCCACCAGAAACGCTCCCAGCACCAGCGCCACTCCCTGTACCACCACCGCCTCCTCCCCCTGCTTCCGCTATAGGGGTAGCAACATAGTTATTACCGCCTCCTCCATCATTACCATTTGTCCCTGCACTACCCACATTCCCTCCGCTAACGCTAGCCGTACCCCCTTGCCCCGCCTGTACCACCGGCATAGGCGGCATTGAAACCTGTTTCTATCCCTGTACCCAACAGAACGGTTGATAGTAAGAAATAACTTATAAAATTTGAGAGTCTTCTAAAAAGAAAGTTTAGGGAGGAAACTGCAGTGGTTTGAGAGGCAAGAAAGCCAGACAAAATGATCAACATCTTTCTTCAATATGTTTAAAGGCCCTTACCTTTAGCCTATCTTAATTATTGAAGAATTCCGCCATTTTTATATTTATTAACAATAAGTTAACAAATGAAATCTGCGTTATACGATCTGCACTACCCACTAATTCCCCCTCCTGATGATAGGCGCCCACGCTCTTTAAAGAACCGATTAATATTTATAATTTTCTGCAACCACTTATTTCATGCCCCGATTCCCCTATTGTAATTTGTTGGATGAGCGACTATTTTAGAGATAACAAAGAAAAAGGAGCTATTATTATGGCCATTAGCTTTAGTTCTCTATTAAATTTTGGAAGTTCACCAAAACGTCGACAGGTCAATGAGGGAACTCATAAAACCCTGTTTGATGGAAGTGAGTCAGGCGCCTATACCATGCAGTTCCGGGACACCCTCTCTCCGTTGGATAATGAGTTCTTTGAGGTTGCGGGCAAAGGTGCTATAAACAATCGTTTATCAGAACTATTTATGACACGTTTAAATGACATGGGACTGGAAACTCACTTCATCCGACGGCTGAATATGTCAGAGCAATTAATTCGCATGGCTGACCCCTATAATTTCCGCGTCACGGTCCATAACGTCGCTGCAGACGAATTTGCCGAACGTTTAGGATTTGGTGAGCATGAAATTTTATCAAAACCTGTGGTGGAACTATCCCACAAATCTCGTGAGCTAGAATACCCTGTCATCGCCCCTGAACATGTGGATGCCTTAGATTGGGCAGGCGCGGATGAGGTTGAGGATATTATGTTGATCGCCCGCCGCGTCAATGATTTCCTGAGTGGACAATTTTTTGCCGTTGGTATGCGGTTACTTAATGTAACCCTTGAATTTGGCCGGATTTATCAGGGCGATTATTTTGAAGAATCTCGGGTACTGATTATTGATGAGATTACCCCAGACACTTGCAGCATTCTGGACCTACAAACTGGAACACGCCTGGATGGACGCGCCCTTGGTGATACATCACCTCAAGAGCTAGCCTTACGATACCAAGAAGTTGCCCGTCGTTTTCGAATTTTGGGCGATACAGGACCGCTTGAGTTGAATGAAAATTTTGGCGTTATTGAGCGAGGAGCTTCTTAACCCATGGCAATGTCAATTGAAGAAATACAAACTCTCATCCAAACAGGCATGCCGGATGCGGAAATTGAAATTAAAGATCTGGCTGGTGACGGAGATCATTATGCGGCTACGGTAAAATCAGCCGCCTTTGCCGGAAAATCACGCGTACAGCAACATCAGCTTGTGTACCAAGCATTGGGCGGACGCATGGGAGATCAACTCCATGCATTGGCTCTGACAACATTAGTTAAAGAATAAGGATAGAGAATGAACAGAAGTATTCACGCCGAATTAGATGCAGAAATCAAGGCAACCCCCATCGTCTTATTTATGAAGGGCGATGCTGAGATGCCTCAATGCGGATTTTCTGCAGTGGTTGTGCAAATCTTAAAGCTGTTAAATAAACCCTTTAAAACTGTAAACGTTTTGCTTGATACAGAAATTCGCCAAGGGATTAAAGACTATAGCAATTGGCCAACAATCCCGCAACTGTATGTTGCAGGTGAATTTGTAGGCGGCTGTGATATTGTCCGAGAAATGTACCAAACTGGTGAACTACGCCAACTTATTGAAGATAAGGGTCTGTAATCTTCATCCATCTAAGGAGATGCTCCTGGTATCTCCCCTTCTTTCACAATCTTATTAAGTTATAGGGATTCCTTTTCCCGGCCGTTCTTCCTCCCTTCCCAGCCACAGAGCCAGGAACTTAGGATGACAAGCGATTGCCCCTGAAATATTGACTGTCGAAGTCATACATGGAGTGAGGAAGAGTACCTCATCGTCCTTCACAAAACTTCCTCTTTCCAGGCAAGCGTAGCGCGACCTGGAAACCATACCTTAATTTCACGGACATTATGGCTTCTTCATAGCTATAATTTTTTAAATCTTTCTTGCATTAAGATGCAGGCATGGATTCCGGATCAAGTCCGGAATGAGGGAGTTTTCATATAAATTTAAGTTTCCGGGTCCGCCCTGCGCTTGCCCGGAAAAAGGGGTTCAGGCAACCTCTGCCAAAGCTCTCAGAACATAAGGCAAAATACCGCCGTTATAGAAATAATCGACCTCATCCTGCGTGTCGATCCGGCACTTTAGGGCAAGAGTAATTTTTTCTCCATTTAGCCGAGTAATTTCACAGGTGACGCTCATACCCGGGGCAAGCCCCTTCTCCAGACCGAGGAGAGAGATTGCCTCAAATCCTGTCAGCATTAATGTTTTACGGTTTACACCTTCCGCGAATTGCAAAGGCAACACACCCATCCCAACCAAGTTAGATCGGTGGATGCGTTCAAAACTTTCCGCAATGACAGCTTTTACACCCAATAAACGCGTTCCCTTTGCCGCCCAGTCGCGGGAGGAGCCAGTTCCATATTCCTTACCAGCAATCACAATAAGAGGGGTACCTTGTTTTTGATAAGCCATGGCTGCATCATAAATTGACATCACCTCTCCTTGGACATCCATCCGAGTCACGCCCCCAGTTTTTTCTGGAACCATTTCATTGGCTAACCTAATATTGGCAAAGGTTCCCCGCATCATTACTTCGTGATTCCCCCGCCTGGATCCATAGGAATTAAAATCATGTGCCTCAACAGAGTGACTCTCTAAATACTTGCCTGCCGGGCCATCTTTCTTAATACTTCCAGCGGGTGAGATATGGTCAGTGGTGACGCTGTCGCCAAGCAAGGCCAGAACTTTAGCACCACTTATATTGCTAACCGTACGTTTGTCATCTTTAATATCATCAAAGTAGGGGGGGTTCTTAACATAAGTGCTGGACCCTTCCCAGTTGAATGTTTGAGAAGCTGTCGCATCAATGGCTTGCCAATGATCATCACCCTTAAAAACGTTAGAGTAGCGCTGGCGGAACATTTCTGGCGTCATGGAATTTGTGACCGCTTCAGCAATTTCCGCTTGGCTTGGCCAAATATCTTTTAGATAGACAGGCTTTCCATCCTTCGATGTCCCAATTGGGTCTTTCGTCAAATCGATCTTCATGGATCCTGCCAAAGCATAGGCTACGACGAGGGGGGGCGAGGCTAGATAATTCAATTTCACATGTGGATTAATACGCCCTTCAAAGTTACGGTTCCCCGACAAAACACCCGCCACACTTAGATCCACAGCTTCAACAGCTTTGGCTAATTGGGGATTGAGAGGGCCAGAGTTACCAATACAGGTGGTGCAACCATAACCCACAAGATGGAAACCAACGGCTTCTAAATCACGCATTAATCCGGATTTTTCTAGATAATCACTAACAACCTGAGATCCTGGCGCCAAGGATGTTTTAACCCAGGGCTTAGGTTTAAGGCCCAAGGCGTGGGCTTTGCGGGCGACGAGACCAGCGCCCAGCATCACGGATGGGTTAGACGTATTGGTACAGCTGGTAATTGCCGCAATCACCACATCGCCGTGATTCAGCTCATAGTCTTTGCCCTCTACCGCAGCCCCGGGGGCGTCCAATTTATTGTCAGCCTTAAGGGTTGCAAGACAAGATTCCTTAGCATCACTTAAAAGAACTTTATCTTGAGGACGCTTAGGGCCCGCAATCGTAGGCAAAACAGTTGATAAATCAAGCTCAACGAATTCATCATACACAGGATCTGGACTGTTAGAATCACGCCATAGTCCCTGGGCCTTTGCATAGGCCTCAACCAAAGCAATCCGATCCGCTTCACGGCCTGTAAATTCAAGGTAGCGCAATGTTTCTTTATCAACCGGGAAAAAGCCACAGGTGGCACCATATTCTGGCGCCATATTGGCAATAGTGGCCCGATCAGCCAAGCTAAGGTGATCGAGACCAGGACCATAAAATTCAACAAATTTCCCGACAACGCCTTTGGCCCGAAGAATATTTGTAACGGTCAAAACTAAATCAGTCGCGGTTATACCGTCAGCAAGCTTACCTGTTAACTTAAACCCAACAACTTTTGGTAATAACATACTTAAGGGTTGCCCCAACATAGCCGCTTCGGCTTCAATACCGCCCACACCCCAACCAAGAACGGCAAGGCCATTAACCATGGTGGTATGACTGTCAGTTCCCACCAACGTATCAGGATAGGCAAGGCTCTCACCGTTTTCCATTTCTTTTGTCCAAACGACTTGGGATAAATATTCTAAGTTTACTTGGTGACAAATCCCAGTTCCTGGCGGTACCACTCGAAAGTTTTTAAATGCTGTTTGACCCCATTTTAAGAACTTATAGCGTTCTGCATTGCGAGTATACTCCAGCTCAACGTTTTGGTTGAACGCTGATGAATTTGCATAATAGTCAACCATGACAGAGTGATCAATGACCAAGTCAACGGGAATGAGAGGATTAATTTTTTCAGGGTCTCCCCCCAGAGTTTGCATAGCATCCCGCATAGCCGCCAGGTCGACCACCGCCGGAACTCCAGTAAAATCTTGCATTAAAACCCGAGCCGGAGAGAAAGCGATTTCACCAAAGGACTTTCCTTCACTTGGCAACTGGGCGCTTGACCGAATATCGGAAATGGTAACATTTTTACCATTTTCATGCCGCAGAAGGTTTTCTATTAAAACTTTAATGGTATAGGGCAATTTAGAAATAGAACTAATTCCAGCCTTTTCTGCCGCTTCTAAACTAAAATAAGCATAAGTTTTATCCCCAACCTTCAATGTCGATTTGGTCTTCAGTGAGTCTAGGCCGTTTGTCATTAAACTATCCCCCAAAATTATCTAACAAGCACAGTTACTTATAAGATAGAGCGATTCGGTAGTGAACTCAAGTGAGAGTATTATTTACTTAAATTTTCTATAAATAGGGAATGGTGTGATCAGCATGTGGCAAAGAGGATGATAAGAGGAAGAAAGAATAATTCGCCCCATAAAACAGGGCCCTTAAAGAGCCCCCGGAGGTCATTTTACAATAATTTTTTATGAAGGTAGATTAGAATTGTTATAATAGGTTTTCATAGAAAATAGCCATTCCTCCGGCCAAAAAGACATTTGATTCATTAAATCATCCATTACTTTTTTTTCTGGCAACCAGACTAACTTATAAATTTGTTTCTCTGTTAAAGAAGAGTCCCCTAAAGTTTTTTGGTACAAAGGCTTCACTAATCTTATATTGTCCTGGATAATTTCATCTCCATAACGATTATAATCATCTCTAGTATCTATAATGACATATTTAACTTCTGGTTTTTTTAATAACAACTCAATTTCATCCCTAAACTCTTCTGAATTTAATTTGAATTGGTCACCCGAAACTGTGTAGATTCCCTCCGGTTTTTCCTTAAACACTGTATTCTCTGTATTCTCTGATTTCATTCTCTTATTCTTGTCAGAAGGCCGGGTATCCCTTGATGTTTTATTTTTTAAAGAAACGGTATTTGGATATGAAAGGTCCTTAGAGCAAGAAGGTCGAGAAGTATAAGGAGGAGCTGATGGATACTGGTATTCCATAGCCAATGCTTCTATTGAGCCAGTGATTAAGAGTAAAGTTGCGCCCATTAAAGAAAATTTCTGAATATTAGAAATCATTTTAACCTCCTTAGTGTTTTTTTATTTATACCACATTTAAATTTATTAGTAAATACTTCAGCTCATGAAAGACATGGGGGACAATTAACAAGCCAATAAAAATCTTCTATTGGTGGTATATGATTGCTCACCTTAAAAGCAAAACCAT is a genomic window of Candidatus Paracaedibacter acanthamoebae containing:
- the grxD gene encoding Grx4 family monothiol glutaredoxin; its protein translation is MNRSIHAELDAEIKATPIVLFMKGDAEMPQCGFSAVVVQILKLLNKPFKTVNVLLDTEIRQGIKDYSNWPTIPQLYVAGEFVGGCDIVREMYQTGELRQLIEDKGL
- a CDS encoding phosphoribosylaminoimidazolesuccinocarboxamide synthase; protein product: MAISFSSLLNFGSSPKRRQVNEGTHKTLFDGSESGAYTMQFRDTLSPLDNEFFEVAGKGAINNRLSELFMTRLNDMGLETHFIRRLNMSEQLIRMADPYNFRVTVHNVAADEFAERLGFGEHEILSKPVVELSHKSRELEYPVIAPEHVDALDWAGADEVEDIMLIARRVNDFLSGQFFAVGMRLLNVTLEFGRIYQGDYFEESRVLIIDEITPDTCSILDLQTGTRLDGRALGDTSPQELALRYQEVARRFRILGDTGPLELNENFGVIERGAS
- a CDS encoding BolA family protein, with protein sequence MAMSIEEIQTLIQTGMPDAEIEIKDLAGDGDHYAATVKSAAFAGKSRVQQHQLVYQALGGRMGDQLHALALTTLVKE
- the acnA gene encoding aconitate hydratase AcnA is translated as MTNGLDSLKTKSTLKVGDKTYAYFSLEAAEKAGISSISKLPYTIKVLIENLLRHENGKNVTISDIRSSAQLPSEGKSFGEIAFSPARVLMQDFTGVPAVVDLAAMRDAMQTLGGDPEKINPLIPVDLVIDHSVMVDYYANSSAFNQNVELEYTRNAERYKFLKWGQTAFKNFRVVPPGTGICHQVNLEYLSQVVWTKEMENGESLAYPDTLVGTDSHTTMVNGLAVLGWGVGGIEAEAAMLGQPLSMLLPKVVGFKLTGKLADGITATDLVLTVTNILRAKGVVGKFVEFYGPGLDHLSLADRATIANMAPEYGATCGFFPVDKETLRYLEFTGREADRIALVEAYAKAQGLWRDSNSPDPVYDEFVELDLSTVLPTIAGPKRPQDKVLLSDAKESCLATLKADNKLDAPGAAVEGKDYELNHGDVVIAAITSCTNTSNPSVMLGAGLVARKAHALGLKPKPWVKTSLAPGSQVVSDYLEKSGLMRDLEAVGFHLVGYGCTTCIGNSGPLNPQLAKAVEAVDLSVAGVLSGNRNFEGRINPHVKLNYLASPPLVVAYALAGSMKIDLTKDPIGTSKDGKPVYLKDIWPSQAEIAEAVTNSMTPEMFRQRYSNVFKGDDHWQAIDATASQTFNWEGSSTYVKNPPYFDDIKDDKRTVSNISGAKVLALLGDSVTTDHISPAGSIKKDGPAGKYLESHSVEAHDFNSYGSRRGNHEVMMRGTFANIRLANEMVPEKTGGVTRMDVQGEVMSIYDAAMAYQKQGTPLIVIAGKEYGTGSSRDWAAKGTRLLGVKAVIAESFERIHRSNLVGMGVLPLQFAEGVNRKTLMLTGFEAISLLGLEKGLAPGMSVTCEITRLNGEKITLALKCRIDTQDEVDYFYNGGILPYVLRALAEVA